Genomic window (Deltaproteobacteria bacterium):
GCATCGGCGAAGACACGGAGTAGATGGTTCTCGACGGCATCGGGCTTTCGTACAGTTTCTTCCACGCCGACCCGTCCCAATGCCAGATGACCCCGCGTCGGTTGGAACCCTGGCCGGTCTCCCCACTAGCCCAGAGATCATTCGCCGTCCCAGAGAGGGAATACATCCAGTCGCCGCCACATCCGCCCAGGTCATGCCAGGCCGTGCCGTCGTACGACTTCACGTGGACCACCTGCTCGGGCATCTGATCGACGAGAAAGGCCGCCTTGGCGGGGCCGAGCGAGATGCCGGATCCGACCATTCCGCCAAGGTCCAACTTCGTCCACGCGGAACCATCCCAATGCCAGAGGTCGCCGTACACGAACCACACGTCGCGTGAGCCGCTGCCCAGGGCCGCTCCGGAAAATCCTGCGAAGTACGCGGCGGGCGCGACAAATGACCACCGCCTTCCGTCGAATCGGTAGATGTCGTTGTTCGTAGCCATTCCCCACAAGTCGCTCGCGCGCTCGCCGCCCATCGCGATGATGCCCGCCGTGGTCGTTGCGACGGCTGCGGTCGCGGAGAGACTGATCCGTGAAATGGTCTCGTGCGTGATGCCGACGAGGTCGTGGCCGAGAGCCGCCATCTCCGACTGCTCCGGATGATCAGGCAGGAGCGTCGTCCATTTCGCGCCGTCATAATGCGACCTGCCATTCGTCCAGACGTCGTTGGCGCCAAAAGTCCAGATGGCCCCGACGCCCCCCTCAAAATGGACCGGACAAAGGCCGTCGCAATTGTCGGCCTGGACGAACCCCTCCGACGTCCACCGCGTTCCGTCGAAGTGCGCGCGTGTCCCGTTCGGGTTCATGCCTCCGCTGCGACCGGTCGTCCAGATGTCGTCCGGGCCGCTCGCGGCGAGGTGGACGGTCCAGCCACCCCCCAATCCTTCCTTGAGCCAGGTGCTCCCGTTCCAGCGCTGCGTTCCGTCGCTGCTGACGGCGAAGGCGTTGTCGCGGGAAAATGCGACGACTCGGGCCCCGGGAACGTTATGGTAGTACGGATCGGACACCGCCGGCGTCCACCCTGGTGATGTCGTAAAAGCGCTGCCGTCCCAATGCAGCACGACGGCCGCTCCCACGGCCCAGACGTCATCCGCGCCGACGCCAGCGACGCTGGTCAGATTGTCGGAGACGCCGCTCGGGACCTGCGTCCATTGCTTGCCATCCCAATGCAGGGCGACGCCACCATTTCCCACCGCCCACGCTTCGTCGGAACCGTGCGTCCAGACGGCGCGCAGCGTCGCCCGCGTCGGCGTGCGAGTGACGTTCCATCGCGCGCCGTCCCAGTGAAGCGCCATGCCGCTGGTTCCGACCGCCCAACCATTGCGAGCGTCGGATCCCGAGATCCCCGTGAGGTCGTTTCCAATCGGCGCGTTCAGCTGGCAGAACCCCGACGTGTCGCAGCCCGCGTACACGCCGGCAAGGTTGCCGCGCAAAGACGGCGGCAACTCGTCGCTGGACGCGGCGCCGGGTACCGGATCGTCAAGTTGCCCCGCATCGGTGATGTCTGGGATCCCGCCGTCACCCTGCTGATAACCAGCAAAGCGAGACGTATTGCAGCCCCCAACAAGACACGCCGCAGCCGCGAGCCACGCAATGCGCACGCGTTCCCCCCCCCCGATGCGCGCGAATCTAGCCATCGAGGGAAGCGAAGGGGTGTCGAAGATCAGACGAATTTCGCGGCCTAGCGGCCCACTGACTTCCAGCGTGGCGGCGGCGGCGTGACGACCTGCGATCCGCGGAAACGACCCGGGTCGATACCGTACTTGCGCACCTTGTAGCCCATGATCCGCTCGGTGGTGCCGAGCAGGCGCGCCGCCTTGGCGCGGTTCCCGCGCGCGCTCTTCAGCGCGTCGACGATGAGGTCCTTCTCGTACTGCTCCACCGAGTCGGACAGCGACGTGTGCATCACGGTGCCGGACGCTTCCGCCGTCTGCAGCGTGGGCGGTAGGTGGTGACCGTGGATCACCTGCCCATCGCAGGTGAGCACCGCCCGCTCGAGGATGTTCTCCAGCTCGCGCACGTTGCCCGGCCAGTGGTAGCTCACGAGCATGTCGATGGCCGGCGTGGAGATGCGGCGGATCTGGCGCTTGTGCTGGCGGGCGTACTTGGCGAGGAAGTGGTCCGCGAGCAGCATGATGTCCGGTTTGCGGTCGCGCAGGGGCGGGACGAAGATCGAGAAGACGTTGAGGCGGTAGTAGAGGTCCTCGCGGAACTGCCGTTCGCTGATGCTCGCCTCCAGATCGCGGTTGGTGGCCGCGACGAGGCGAACGTCGGCACGCACCGTCTCGGTGCCGCCGAGCCGCTCGAACTCACGTTCCTGGAGAACCCGCAGGAGCTTCACCTGGCTGGGGAGCGGGATCTCGCCGATCTCGTCGAGGAAGAGAGTGCCGCCTTCCGCCAGCTCGAACCGGCCCTGCTTGCGCTGCTGCGCGCCGGTGAAGGCGCCGCGCTCGTACCCGAACAATTCCGCCTCGATCAACGTGTCCGGAAGCGCCGCGCAGCTCACGCGGATGAAGGGCTTCGCCGCGCGCGGCGAGTTGTAGTGGATGGCGTGGGCGATCAGCTCCTTGCCGGTGCCCGACTCACCGCGGACCAGGACGGTAGTGTTGGTCTGCGCCACCTGCGCGATCTGCTCGTAGACCTGCCGCATCGGGCCGCTGGTGCCGACGATGTTCGACAGATCGTAGCGCTCTTCCAGCTCCTGCCGCAGATGGCTGTTCTCCGCGAGCAGGCGGTTGCGCTCCGCCTCGATGGTGCGATTGGCGCGGAGGGACTGGGCGATCATGGAGGCGACGACGGAAAGGAACTGCGCGTCGGCCTGGTAGTCGCGGTTGGCGTCGAAGGGGAAGTCGACGGCGAGCGCGCCGGCCGGCTTGCGCTCGAGAAGGATGGGGACGCAGACCAGGCTCCACTCGGTAGAGCCCGAGCGACGCTGGAAGGCGCGGTTCATCACCAGCGGTTCCCGTCCGGTGGCCGGGATCACGATGGGCCGCCCGCTCTGCACCACCTTGCCGACTACACCTTCGCCGACCTTGTATCGGGCGCGAAGCCCGTCTGCGGGAATGCCCACCGCAGCCTCGACGCCGATCTCGATGGTGGACTCGTCGAGGAGGAAGACGGCGGCGCGGACGGTGCCGCGATGCTGCTCGAGCTTCTCGAGCACCCGCTCGAGCGAGCCGCGCAGCTCGGGACCGCTGGCGAGGGTCTTTCCAATCTCGGAGAGGACCGAGAGGAAACGGATGTCCGTGCGTGCTTCGCTGGCTGCTGCCACGGCCACGGACGAACGGTTAGCAGCGACGAAAATGTCTGGCACTTCCCATGAAGATACGCCTTTGTAGGATCGCCAACCCGGACCCGACTTCCCTCGGAGAACGGCATGCTCCGGCCACCGCGATGCGTCTCTCGGGTGTTCGGACCAAGCCCGTCGCACCATACCGACACTTTTGTCTCAATCTTGGTCATTTCCGACGAAATCGTGCGCCGATCCTGTAGGGCGGGATTTCCACTGCAGCGGCGCGCGTGGCGGCTAAAGTGGTCCTGCGTTTGCACGCTTTGCGCTCAGCACCAGCGGCGGACTCCCCGCCGCAAGGAGGAAGAATGCCGATTGCGGCCCTCGACAAGGGCGACACCGCGTGGGTTCTCATCTGCTCCGCATTCGTCCTCTTGATGACGATGCCCGGTCTCGCGCTCTTCTACGGCGGGATGGTCCGGCAGCGGAACGTGCTCTCCACGCTGGTGCAGTCGCTCGCCGCACTCTGCGTCATCTCCTTGCAGTGGGTGCTGTTCGGATACTCGCTCGCGTTCGGGCCCGACAAGGGCGGGCTGATCGGCGGCCTGGAGTGGGTCGGGCTGCGCGGCGTCGGTCCCGGGCCATCGGGTTACGCGCCGACGATCCCGCACCAGGCCTTCATGCTCTTCCAGATGATGTTCGCGGTGATCACCCCCGCGCTGATCACCGGCGCCTTCGCCGAGCGGAAGCGATTCGCCGCCTACCTTCTCTTCATCATCCTCTGGTCCACGCTGGTCTACGACCCGCTCGCGCACTGGGTCTGGGCGGAGGGCGGTTTCCTCCGCAAGCTGGGCGCGCTCGACTTCGCCGGCGGCACCGTCGTCCACCTCTCCTCCGGCACTTCCGCGCTGGTCTGCGCGCTGATGATCGGCAAACGGAGAGGCTATCCGCACACTCCGATGCCGCCCCACAACCTGCCGCTGACGCTGATCGGCGCGGGGCTGCTCTGGTTCGGCTGGTTCGGGTTCAATGCAGGCAGCGCGTTGGAGGCGTCCGGGGTCGCCGCCAGCGCGTTCCTCACCACCAACACCGGGGCGGCGGCGGCCGCGCTGGGCTGGATGGCGGCGGAGTGGAAGCTGCGAGGCAAACCGACGGCGCTCGGCACGGCATCCGGCGCGGTCGCGGGCCTCGTGGCCATCACTCCGGCCTGCGGCTTTGTCGGCCCCCTGGCCGCGATGGTGATCGGCGGCGTGGCCGGAATCCTCTGCTTCGCCGGCTGCCATCTCAAGGCGCGGCTCGGGTACGACGACTCGCTCGACGTGGTCGGCGTCCACGGCGTGGGCGGCACCTGGGGCGCGCTGGCCACCGGACTGTTCGCCTGGAAAGCAGTGAACGGCGGCGGCGCGGACGGACTGTTCCACGGAAACCCCGGCCAATTCTGGACGCAGCTCGTAGCGGTGCTCGCGACCATCCTGCTGGCCGCACCGATGACGTTCGTGATCCTGAAGGTCGTCGATGCGTTGGTTGGCATCCGCGTCAGCTCGGACGACGAAGTGACCGGCCTCGACCTTTCACAGCATTCCGAGAACGCATACGCCCTCGGCGGCTCGATCGTCGGCGAGCACGTCGGCGGCGCCCCCCGCGAAGAGCTCTCCCGGCGGAGCAGCAGCAGCGCCTTGATGAGCGCGCTGGGGAAGAGCTGAGGCAAGGATGAAGAAGATCGAGGCCATCATCCGTCCCTCCAAGCTCGACGAGGTGAAGGAGGCGCTCAACTCTGTCGGCGTGAGCGGAATGACGGTGAGCGAGGTGAAAGGCTTCGGCCGCCAGAAGGGCCACAAGGAGCTGTATCGCGGGGCGGAGTACATCGTGGACTTCGTCCCGAAGATCAAGGTGGAGGTCGTGGTCCAGGACGACTTCGTCGGGCAGGCCATCGACGCCATCGAGCGCAGCGCCAAGACGGGCAACCTCGGGGATGGGAAGATCTTCGTCGTCGAGGTGGTGGAGGCAGTGCGGCTCCGGACCGGAGAGCGGGGGAACCTTGCGCTCTGACCGTTTCACGGACGGGCTCGATTCTGATCGTCGCCGTCGCTCCCCGGCCCCGGCCGAGTCGCCCGGGCCGAAGGCATGTCCGCCCTTTCAAGATGATTGGGCGGACATTCATTCTCTGGCGGCGCGGCCAACGTAGCCGCGACCGGCGTCATGCGGTGACGGGCGTGTCAGACCCCACCCGTACGCTGCGGATCATGAAGGCGATCCAACAGGAGCTCCCGCTTCCGCGCTGGGGAGGCGCCCGCAAAGGCGCGGGCCGGAAGCGGAAATCTCCGCGCAAGAACGTTCAGCACCGGCCGCGAAAGAAGTTCCGCCAAGGCGCGCTACACGTCACCGTTCGCGTGCGCCGCGAAGTCTGGAATCTGCGCACGCATCGATGCTTCCGTGCACTGAAGCGCGCATTCGCCGCCGGATGCGAAAAGTTCGGCTATCGGCTCGTCCAATTCTCCGTGCAGGGCAACCACATCCACATGATCGTCGAGGCTCCCGACGTGGTCGCGCTTGGCCGGGCAATGAAGGGACTCGAGGTGCGGATGGCGAGGTCGCTGAACAAAGTGATGTCGCGCCGCGGCCCCGTCTTTGCCGATCGCTACCACGTGCACCTGCTTCGCTCTCCGCGCGAGGCGTTCCACGCCATCCGGTACGTGCTCGACAACTGGGCCATCCACGGAGCTCGCGAAAAGCAGATCCCGCCCGAAGGGCCGGATCCGCGGTGCTCCGCCTGGCCGGACGACCAGGGCCCACGGCTCGTCGCCAAAGCGCAGTGGTGGCTCCTTTGCGTGGGTGCCCATCGCGCGGCGTGCCGACTCGGGACTCCCAAGTTCGCGGCGCGCGCTCTCGCCATTTAGCGGGAAGGTGCCAAGGCACGTGCGACGCGTGGACGCTGAGTAAAAGGAACGGCAGCGCCCGGCCTTGCTGCTACTGTTCGCAGCCATGGCGACGATTCTCGAGTTGATTTCTATTGCGACGGGGTTCGCCGGGGCGTTGTTCTGGTTCCTCTCGGCCAGCGGCAAGGTCCCTCTAATGCTGCAGTACTGGGATCGCGCGCCAGCAACTGACCCTTTCTATCAGTCGTTTTTCTACAGCGTGCAGATGAACAAGATTGCCGCCGCATTGACGGGAGTCTCCGTCCTTGCTGCGGCTGCAGCAAAGTTGCTCGAAAGGCGCACCCGCGTCGGAACCGTGTGAGGCTTGATAGCGGAATGAACTCCGGCTCCTTACGGAGAGGGTCGGACGGCGATAGGTGTCCCGCCCTTTCAAGTCGCCAATGCCGGCGATTGGCGTAAACATGTTGCGTGCACGCTGCATCCTCGTCCCGGGAGGCTGATGCTGCTGGCGCTCGTCCTCGCCGAAGTTGTAGCCGCCGAGGCGGCGCTGCCGCGGCCACGCATCCGGGAGTGGGGCGTGCGGGTCGGAATCCTCGAGAGCGGCCCGCTGAATTCGATCACCGACGTGGCCGGGGTTCGGGTCGGGCATGCGACCGTGGTGCGCGGCGAGCCGCTTCCGTCCGTCAACACCGGAGTCACGGTCGTGCTGCCGCACGCCGGAAACATCTTCCGCGAGAAGGTGGCTGCCGCGGTCGTGGTTGGAAATGCCTTCGGCAAGCTCGCTGGCGCGCTTCAAGTCAACGAACTGGGCGAGCTGGAGTCCCCGGTCGTGCTCACGTGTACGCTCTGTGTCGGCAAAGCCTGGGACGCGACCGCCGCCTGGCTTCTCTCCCTGCCCGGGAACGAGGAGGTCCGCTCGGTGAACCCGCTGATTGCGGAGACCAACGATGGCACCCTCAACGACATCCGGCAGCGCCCGATTGCCGCGAGCGACATATTGGAGGCACTGCGCAGCGCGAAGGAGGGCCCCGTCGAGGAAGGCAGCGTGGGCGCGGGGCGCGGGACCGTGGCCTTCGGCTGGAAGGGCGGAATCGGGACGTCGAGCCGCAGGCTGACGAAGAAGCTGGGAGGCTGGACGCTCGGCGCTCTCGTCCAAAGCAATTTCGGAGGCATCCTGACCATCGCGGGTGCGCCGGTGGGCCTGGAGCTGGGGAGGTATTTTCTCGAGGGGGAAACCGGGAGCATCGTCGTGGTGATCGCCACCGACGCACCGCTGGACCACCGCGAGCTCGAGCGGGTGGGCCGGCGCGCACTGCTTGGGGTGGGTCGCACGGGAAGTCCGATGACCAATGGCTCCGGAGACTTCGTGATCGCCTTTTCCACCGCTCGAGGCTCGGCGCCGCTGCCCAACGATGCGCTTTCACCGCTCTTCGAGGCGACCGTCGAAGCCACTGAGGAGGCGATCTACAATTCCCTCTTCCGCGCCACTACCGTGCGCAGCGCCCGCCGGACCGTCGAGGCGTTACCGCTGGAACGCGTTCGCGAGATCCTGCAGCGCCACGGTATTGCGGTCCGGTAAGCTCATCGACCCATGGCGAACGAAGAGCAGAACCGGATCTGGAACGAAGTCAACGCGCCGCGCTTCCTCGCCCTCCGCGGCGAGTTGGAGAAGGCCTTGGCGCCGTTCGGTCGGGCAGCCATCGACGCGCTCGCGCCGGCCAGAGGCGATTCCGCGCTGGACGTCGGATGTGGCTTCGGCGCGACGACCACCGATCTGGCCTTCCGGGTCGGCCCTTCCGGACGCGTCCTCGGCGTCGACGTCTGCGAGCCCTTTCTCGCCGCGGCGCGCGCCGAAGCGCCCGCCAACGTCCGATACCTGAGCGCCGATGCGCAGACCCAGGCCTTCGACACGGCCTTCGATCTCTGCTTCTCCCGCTTCGGCGTGATGTTCTTCGACGACCCGCCCGCCGCCTTCGCCAACCTGCGCCGCGCCCTGCGCCCTGGCGGCCGATTTGCCGCCGTGGTCTGGGCACCAGCGCGGCAGAACGCATGGGTGGAAGTGCCGCTCCGCGTTGTCACCGCTTACCTGCCGCCCCCGCCACCCACGTCGGGGCCGGGACCGTTCTCGCTCTCCGATCCCGCTCTCCTGGAGCAGCTGCTCGCGGGAGCCGGATTCTCGCGACCGCGCGTCACACCCTTGAGCTTGCCGTACCCCTCGGGCGCGACGGTCGAAGCCGCCGCGCGCCTGCTCCTCCAACTCGGCCCTTCGGCGGCAATCCTCCGCGACGCCGGCGAAGCGACCGAACGCCTCCGCCCGGTGATCGAAGCCGATCTGCGCGCCGCGCTCGTACCCTTCGCGACACCGCGCGGCATCGAGCTCCCGGCGATGGCGCTGGTCGCGACCGCGTCACGAGACGCCTCGGCATAGGCGCCCTTCCCGGCGGGCCCCGAATTTTGTACTCAGCAGGTATGACCGCCGCGATTGCCGCCCTTCTGGTGGCCGCCGGTACGCCGGCGACCGATGCCTATCTCGATCAGACCCGCACGCGCTGGGAGCAAGTCGCGAGACAGATCTGGGAGTTCTCCGAGCCCGCCCTGCAGGAGACGAAGTCCGCGGGAATGATGGCGGACCTGCTCGAGAAGGAGGACTTCAAGATCGCGCGCAACGTCGGCGGGATGCCGACGGCATTCGTGGCCACCGCCGGTTCCGGCTCGCCCGTCGTCGGCATCCTCGCCGAGTACGACGCGCTCCCCGGCCTCTCGCAGCAGGCCGGCGAGGCGAAAAAGGATCCGCGCACGCCCGATGCGCCGGGGCACGGCTGCGGGCACAACCTGCTCGGAACCTCCGCTGTCGCCGCCGCTGTCGCCGCGAACCAAGCGCGCATCTCGCAGAAGCTGCCCGGCACCATCAAGGTCTTCGGAACGCCCGCCGAGGAGATCCTGATCGGCAAGACCTTCATGATCATGGCCGGCGCTTTCAAGGACACCGATGTCGTCCTGTCCTGGCACCCCGACGACAAGAACCAGATCTCCAACGGGACCCGGCTGGCGCTGACCGCCACGGAAGTAGAGTTCTTCGGCAAGACAGCGCACGCCGCTGCGTCGCCGTGGCTCGGCCGCAGCGCCCTCGATGCGCTGGAATTGTTCGAGCACGGGATGTCGCTGATGCGCGAGCACATCCAGCCCACGGCGCGGATCCACCGCGTGATCAAGGACGGCGGCAAGGTGGCGAACGTGATCCCCGACTACTCCAAGGTGCAGGTCTGGCTGCGCGACAAGAACATTGCCAGCGTGGAGGAGATGATCGGACGCATGCGCAAGGCGGCCGACGGCGCGGCGCTCGGGACGGAGACCCGGGCCAAGGTCAGCGTGCTCGCCTCGGTCCGGGATCCCTTCAGCAACGCAGTCCTGGGAAAGGTGATGCAGACCGAGCTCGATCGAGTGGGGCCACCGCGCTTCGACGACAAGGACCAGACCTTCGCGAAGGCACTGCAGAAGGAAATCGGCGTACCGCAGGCGGGCCTCGCGACGGAAGTGATCCCGTTCGGTCCCGGCCACGGCAGCACTGCGTCCTCGGACATCGGCGAAGTCAGCGCCGTGGTCCCGCTCGCGGAGCTGAACGTCGCCGCCCGTCCGCTCGGCACCGCTTCGCACCACTGGTCGCAGACTTCCTGCGCCGCGCACCCGCTCGGATTCAAGGGGATGCACGTAGCAGCGAAGGTGCTGGGCGCGTCGCTCGTCGATCTCCTCACCGGTCCGCAGGCGGTCGCGCAGGCAAAGCAGGAGTTCGCCAGGTCGACGCAGGGAAAACCCTACGTCAGCCCGCTCGCCGCAGATGCCAAACCGCAGGTCTTCTGATGGTCGACTTCCGCTGGCTGATTCCCGAACGCTTCAACATGGGCGCCGACGTCGCCGATCGCCATCGAGGCGCGCTGGCGCTCGTCGAGATCGAGCCGTCCGGCAAGACGCGCGAGCTGACCTTCGACGCCATCTCCGCCCTCTCCAACCGGCTGGCGAACGTACTGGTCGCGCGCGGACTTCGGCGGGGCGATCGCATCGCCATCCTGCTCCCGCAGCGTCACGAGACCGCCGTCGCACACGCCGCGGCCTGGAAGGCGGGAATGATCTCCGTCCCCCTCTTCACGCTTTTCGGCGAGGAGGCGCTCGAGTTCAGGCTGCAGAACAGCGGCGCCCGCGCCATCGTCACCGACCGGGAGCAACTTCCCAAGCTCACGCGGCTGCGCCATGCGTTGCCCGACTTGAAGACGGTGCTCTGCGTCGACGGAGAAGCGGAAGGCGCCCTCGATCTGCACGCTCTGGCTGCGCAGGCGTCGGATCGATTCCAGATCGTCGACACCAGCGCTGAAGATCCGGCGCTGATCATCTACACCAGCGGCACCACCGGCCAGCCGAAGGGCGCGCTCCACGCCCACCGCACCCTGCTCGGTCACCTCCCGGGCGTCGAGTACCCGCACGACGGTTTCCCCAAACCCGGCGACCGCTTCTGGACGCCTGCGGACTGGGCCTGGATCGGCGGGCTGTTCGACGTGGTGATGCCCGCCTGGCATCACGGGATCACCGTCGTCGCTCACCGGCCGCGCAAGTTCGATCCCGGCGAAGCCATGCGGCTGATGGCGCGTCACGAGGTTCGCAACGTCTTCATGCCGCCGACGGCGCTGAAGCTGCTCCGCGCCTCCGGCGCCCGCGATCCCGGCGTTCGCCTCCGCAGCCTCGCCTCTGGCGGCGAGAGCCTCGGCGAGGAGCTGATCGAGTGGGGACGCAGCACGCTGGGTCTGACCATCAACGAATTCTACGGACAGACCGAATGCAACCTGGTGGTGGGAAACGGCGCCGAGCTTCCACCGGTACGGCCCGGTTGGACCGGCACCGCCATTCCGGGGCACACCGTGGCGATCGTGGACGAGCAGGGTCGCGAGCTGCCCGCGGGCGAGTTGGGGAGCATCGCGTACAAGCGACCCGACCCGGTGATGTTCCTCGAGTACTGGCGCAACGAGAGCGCTACGCGCGCCAAGTTCCGCGGCGACTGGCTGGTCAGCGGCGACCTCGGCTTGCGCGACGAAGCCGGATACTTCCGCTTCGTCGGACGCGACGACGACCTGATCACCAGCGGCGGCTACCGCATCGGCCCGGGCGAGATCGAGGCCTGCCTCACCCGCCATCCCGCCGTGGCGCTCGCTGCAGTGGTCGGTGAGCCCGATCCCGTCCGCACCGAAGTGGTGAAGGCCGTCATCGTCCTCAAGCAAGGGTTCACGCCGGGCGACGCGCTCAAGGCGGAGCTCCAGGAGCACGTGCGCTCCCGGCTCGCCGCGCACGAATATCCCCGCATCGTCGAGTTCGTGAAGGAGCTGCCGCTCACGGCGACGGGCAAGATCATCCGGCGGGCGCTGCGCTCGCCGAAGAAGGCCTGAGGGTGCTGCCATGCCGCATCTGCAGTTCGACCTGAGCTTCACGCCGAGCCCGGAACAGAAGACCCGCTTCGCCTCCGCTATCGTGGAGCACTTCGCGCGAGTGATGGATACCGGGAGCGATCACATCGCAGTTTCCCTTCGCTGTGGGGCTCGCGGGGACCTGACCTTCGGCCGCGCGGAGGACCCCACCCAGGGGATCGCGTTCCTCAATGCCGACCTCCGGCGTGGTCGGACGCCCGACCAGAAACGCCTGTTCGCGCTGGCCGCCATAGAGGAGCTGGAGCGCACGCTCGGCGTTCCGCGCGCCGCCGTGTACGTCATCTTCACCGAGCACGACGGTCCCGACTTCCAGATGCACGACGGCGTTCTGCCCTCCTGGTCAGCGGGAGAGAATCCGTTGGAGAATTTGCGTTAGCCGCGTTGCGCCCGAGGCAGCCACGCCAGCGCCTCGTCCATGTCGCCGCGCGGGCGGTACTCGAGCCCGACGCTGCCGCGATAGCCGAGCTCGTCGAGATCACGGAGGAGCTCAGGAATCGGCTGCTTTCCGGTGCCGGGCTGATTCCGTCCGGGCACGTCTGCAACCTGCACGTGCGCGACGAGCGATGAATACCGCCGCAGCGCCGCGCGCGCGTCCGCCCCCGCCATTCCCACGTGGTACTGGTCGAGCTGAAGCCGCACCGACGGCGTTCCCGCCGCTTCCACCAGCGCCGCGGCGCGATCGACCGTGTCGGCGAAGTAGCCAGGCATGTCGACGGAGTTGATCGCTTCCACCAGCAGTGTCGCCCCGATCTCCTGCGCCAGCGGCACCGCCGCGCGCAGGTTGGCGACCGCCGTCCGCTCCGCGTCGCCCCGCGATACACCTGGCGGCGGAATTCCCGCGAGCGCATTGAGCAGCCGCGTTC
Coding sequences:
- a CDS encoding TIM barrel protein; the protein is MPRFAANLTMLWPELDVYDRFRAAAEAGFRRVEILFVHELDPARVERALKEHGLELVLFDPAPGNWAGGERGLLSLPGREEDFLRTVRDAVTSAPRFGTRLLNALAGIPPPGVSRGDAERTAVANLRAAVPLAQEIGATLLVEAINSVDMPGYFADTVDRAAALVEAAGTPSVRLQLDQYHVGMAGADARAALRRYSSLVAHVQVADVPGRNQPGTGKQPIPELLRDLDELGYRGSVGLEYRPRGDMDEALAWLPRAQRG